A portion of the Drosophila innubila isolate TH190305 chromosome 3L unlocalized genomic scaffold, UK_Dinn_1.0 0_D_3L, whole genome shotgun sequence genome contains these proteins:
- the LOC117789132 gene encoding negative elongation factor E, with translation MVYIHFPNNLTEEEQMLQAKYQKLKKKKKALQAHKAPKQEPESALTLKRPTDARDAREVARKLIKSGAIPAIQKQQTKQDQTSFKRPKGQERAKRSTSETSVAAYQPFSSTQNDVAQETIISEIIKEEPRRQNLYQHFATERDREERGLTEKATLDTAQPEKPRAGNTIFVSGNKVTEEFLKKTFNDYGTIVNVSMEIEKSRGFVSFAKPESADRAIAEMHGKSVNGIVLQVQLARRQPQIEPINDASSSAVWSSIAASKSQKGSHKDQRQMVQYNEDFFM, from the exons ATGGTTTACATACACTTTCCAAATAACCTGACGGAGGAGGAGCAAATGCTGCAAgcgaaatatcaaaaattgaagaaaaag AAAAAGGCATTGCAAGCCCACAAAGCGCCAAAACAGGAGCCCGAGAGCGCCTTGACATTAAAGCGCCCAACAGACGCGCGTGATGCACGGGAAGTAGCACGCAAGCTAATCAAAAGTGGCGCCATTCCCgcaatacaaaaacaacaaaccaaaCAGGACCAAACCTCATTTAAGCGTCCCAAGGGTCAAGAGCGTGCCAAGCGGTCCACATCGGAAACGAGCGTAGCTGCCTACCAACCCTTTTCATCGACACAAAACGATGTGGCGCAGGAGACAATAATCAgcgaaataataaaagaagagCCACGCCGTCAGAATTTATATCAACACTTTGCAACGGAACGGGATCGCGAGGAGCGCGGGTTGACGGAAAAGGCGACGCTGGATACGGCACAACCGGAAAAACCGCGAGCTGGTAATACAATCTTCGTGTCGGGCAACAAGGTTACGGAAGAATTCCTTAAGAAAACGTTCAATGACTACGGCACCATTGTCAACGTTTCCATGGAAATTGAGAAGAG TCGTGGATTTGTTTCATTTGCAAAACCGGAATCTGCAGATCGTGCAATTGCCGAAATGCACGGCAAAAGCGTCAATGGCATCGTCCTCCAGGTTCAGTTGGCGCGTCGTCAGCCGCAAATTGAGCCCATTAACGATGCATCCTCCTCAGCAGTTTGGTCCTCCATCG CGGCGAGTAAATCACAAAAAGGAAGTCACAAGGATCAGCGACAAATGGTTCAATATAATGAAGATTTCTTTATGTAA
- the LOC117789130 gene encoding LETM1 domain-containing protein 1 encodes MALALRVACLGQVGGRWSRWPQEHPRLLQLCAISSSSCSSSWKAKGSVIMQKSNYTTQHPRQPQQQTQPTQPTEPIPTSPPQIKRNVASEITSVGKAIYDARWDAKQGRAQSLTGRSDDTINQSVGTKESVVQDKKELETVKSKRDQMRDNMQDYIFTRYFNYVKNYDKVLEKNFPKAMQLYRVFFDGVKDFFADMKRFLKVARIANDSPRGIRALNRQELELYMQMPRDMMKVAPALIGCSLPMVGYAFFPLVFWYPRIFLTPHFWTEQQRSEFQSYYMKRRLQCNKSVFRCLQAKLKSLKGHHKHAEFKSILGQLGSGTHPSAEALIAVKDIFAEGPYSLLGMSRKHVKCLVKLHGLQNSLFKRHRLHEHAFLVHYMDLAITREGGVHNLRTEALRYSCYLRGLNPDDLSREEMIEWLRTWVKVSTSIQGEHITLFLHLPILLGYNHPHNWKTIYCKTEEAA; translated from the exons ATGGCGTTGGCGTTGCGCGTGGCATGTTTAGGTCAGGTTGGTGGCCGTTGGAGCAGGTGGCCGCAGGAGCACCCGCGACTGTTGCAACTCTGTGCCATctccagttccagttgcaGTTCCAGCTGGAAAGCGAAGGGCAG TGTTATCATGCAGAAATCGAATTACACCACACAACACCCGagacaaccacaacaacaaacacagccAACTCAACCAACTGAGCCAATTCCAACGAGTCCACCACAAATCAAGCGCAATGTGGCCTCTGAGATCACCAGCGTGGGCAAGGCCATCTACGATGCCAGGTGGGATGCCAAGCAGGGCAGAGCACAGTCGTTAACTGGACGCTCTGATGACACCATAAATCAGTCAGTGGGAACAAAGGAAAGTGTTGTCCAGGACAAGAAGGAACTGGAGACGGTCAAGTCGAAGCGGGATCAGATGCGGGACAACATGCAGGATTACATCTTTACGCGCTACTTTAACTATGTGAAGAACTACGACAAAGTGCTGGAGAAGAACTTCCCAAAGGCCATGCAGCTCTATCGAGTATTTTTCGATGGAGTCAAAGACTTCTTTGCGGACATGAAGCGGTTTCTTAAGGTTGCACGCATCGCCAACGATTCGCCACGAGGAATCCGGGCATTGAATCGCCAGGAGTTGGAGCTGTACATGCAAATGCCGCGGGACATGATGAAGGTAGCGCCGGCGTTGATTGGATGCTCGCTGCCCATGGTAGGATACGCATTCTTTCCACTCGT GTTTTGGTATCCACGCATCTTTCTTACGCCGCATTTCTGGACGGAACAGCAGCGTAGTGAATTCCAGAGTTACTACATGAAGCGCAGGCTGCAGTGCAACAAGTCCGTGTTCCGTTGCCTGCAGGCCAAGTTAAAGTCCCTCAAGGGTCATCACAAACACGCCGAGTTCAAGAGCATTCTGGGCCAGTTGGGTAGCGGAACGCATCCCTCGGCAGAGGCTCTGATCGCCGTCAAGGATATATTCGCCGAGGGACCTTACTCACTGCTGGGCATGTCGCGCAAACACGTC AAATGTCTAGTCAAATTGCATGGCCTTCAGAATAGCCTGTTCAAGCGACATCGTCTGCATGAGCACGCATTCCTGGTGCACTACATGGATCTGGCCATCACACGGGAAGGTGGTGTCCACAATTTGAGAACGGAGGCACTGCGTTACTCTTGCTATCTGCGCGGCCTCAATCCCGACGACTTAAGCAGGGAGGAGATGATCGAATGGCTGCGCACTTGGGTCAAGGTCTCCACGTCAATACAGGGCGAGCATATTACTCTGTTCTTGCATCTGCCGATTCTACTGGGCTACAATCATCCCCACAACTGGAAGACTATCTACTGCAAGACAGAAGAGGCCGCCTAA
- the LOC117789133 gene encoding 60S ribosomal protein L14 — MKNVKIKRFKPFERFVQTGRIAKASAGPLKGRLVAIVDVIDQNRVLVDGPLTGVTRQEYRLNNLHLTKYRIKFPYTAPTRIVRKAWVDSDLKAQWKVSPWSVKAQNICKRSQLNDFDRFKLRYAKRQRNKLLTIAFNTLKKRTKSDGTPRILKKDRRERLRAEKAKGGKKVAAKK, encoded by the exons atgaaaaatgtgaaaattaaaagGTTTAAA CCTTTCGAGAGATTCGTACAAACTGGTCGTATTGCCAAGGCCTCCGCAGGTCCCCTGAAGGGACGCCTGGTGGCTATTGTCGATGTCATTGACCAAAACAGA GTTTTGGTTGATGGTCCTCTGACTGGTGTTACACGTCAGGAATACAGATTGAACAATCTGCATCTGACCAAATACCGCATCAAGTTCCCCTACACGGCGCCCACACGCATTGTGCGCAAGGCTTGGGTGGACAGTGACCTGAAGGCTCAGTGGAAGGTCAGCCCCTGGTCCGTCAAGGCACAAAACATTTGCAAG CGCTCGCAATTGAATGACTTTGACCGCTTCAAGCTGCGTTATGCCAAGCGTCAGCGCAACAAGCTGCTGACCATCGCCTTCAACACACTGAAGAAGCGCACCAAGTCCGATGGCACACCACGTATCCTCAAGAAGGATCGTCGCGAGCGTCTGCGTGCCGAGAAGGCCAAGGGTGGCAAGAAGGTTGCGGCCAAGaagtaa